The DNA sequence AGCTCCGAGGTACCGGGCGATGGCGCCATAGCTCGTCACGCGTCCGCGGGGGATCTGGCGCACCACGTCCATCACGTCGGCGAAGAAATCGCGCTTGTCCGCCGGAGTGTCGCGAAGGGGGACGCGCTTGAGCCGCACGAAAGCGGGCTCTTGCACGGCGCCATCACGCACCTGTTCACGAGCGGATGATCGGTGATCGGAGCTTCCCTTCTTCGCCATGGTTCACCGGACCGGTAGATGAATGCCGAACATTCGATGGGATCAAAGGTCGGGTGCCGAATGAAAGCTCCTATCGTTGTACCTTCCATCGTCCTTACGATCATCGAATCACAACACCGATCATCATGAAACGCTCTGGAACCCCTGCCATCCGGCCCTTCCTGGTCCAGTTTTGCATTCGTTTCAACACGTTGTTCACAAAGGGGGGGGTAGAACGCTCCTTTTCCTGATGATCACCGGCGCCACCACCGCCCAGGCCCAGCGGACCAGCTGGGTGCAGGGGAACGAGGTGGTGGTGCTGACCCCGGGTGAACCCGCGAGCATCTTCGCCCTTCCCCAACCCAACGACCCCAATGCCGGTGCGGACCAGTACAGCGGTGGCGCGGCCACCACATCGGCCTATGTTCAACTGGACGACCTGGGCTGCATCCTGTTCTTCGCCATGGACGGTGACCTGTACGACCGCAATGGCTATCGCATCGCCCAAGGAGGTGACCTCGGCTGCAGCAGCAATGCGGGGTGCCTCCTTGTCGGAAGCACGGAGCTCATCGTAGCCCCCGTGCCGGGTCGGTGCGGTCATTGGTATCTCTTCCACAGCATCGCGGTGGCCGGCTCCCAGGCCGATCCCGTGCTGCACGTCTCGGTGCTCGACATGACCCTGCAGAACCCCGCGTTCCCCAACGACCCGGAGCGGCGCGGACGCGTGCTGGACGACACGGACCTGGACGCCGCCGGGTACGATCTGATGTTCGCATGGCCCTATGCGAACCCGATCGCGGTCGACCTCGGCGCACCTTTCGCTGACCCCTGGGGTGCCGGCGAGCGCTGTCTGCATATGGACGCCATCCGCTCCGAAGCGACGGGCCGCACCTTCTTGTTCGCTACCAACGGTGAGGTGATCGCCCGGTACGAACTCACCAGCAGCAGCATCCTGCTCCTGGGCAGCCAACCCGTGGATCTGGCCGGTGCGGTCCTCAACCCGACAGCTCAGCCACGCGTGGCCAAGGGCGAGTTGGAGGCCGTGGCCGTGGGCAGCACCGTGCGCGTGGCCTTCAGCATCACGTTGTACAGCGACCAGATCATGCCGCCCCCGCCGGACTACAACGCGTTCCTGGTGCATGTGGCCGCGTACGACGCCGCACTGCCCACCGTACCACGCACCTTCTACGAGATCGTACCCATCGGCGACCTGCTCATCACCGCACCACCTGCGCCGACCAACCTGGGCACCACCGTGGCCTACCCCGGTGCCGGAGGGGTGGAGTTCACCGCCGATGGTGCGTTGGTGTATTGGTGCCGGAGCCTCGCCGATCATGGCCAGCCCTTTTGGGATGGACTGCACCACTTGGGCTATTTCGATTGGGCCACGCTCACGACCAACTCCTTTCCCACCATCGCCTTGCTGCCCTCGGTGGACAGCGAGCTGGAGCTCGCCCCGGCCCCCGACGGCAATGGGCTCGCGCTGTATGTGGCCGGCACGGACGACCAGGGCAACGCCTGGCTCAGCGCCTTGAGCGGACCGGATGATCCCAACACGGCCACCTGGCTGCCACAGGCCATTGCAGTGGATCAGGCGAGCCTCTGCGCGGACCCTTCCCTGGGGTGGAACAACGTGCAGGACCGCTACCACCTGCTGCAGGCCCAGGGCTACGACGATGCCTCCTTGGAGCGCATGAGCGATCCCGTGTGCTGCCAGGAGCTCCAGGACATGACCTGTACGGTGGCCTATGCCGCACCTGTGGGCGTGGGCAACTGGACGCCGACCGACAACCCGTTCTGCGATAAACCCGTGGTGCGCATCTGCGAAGAATTGCGCCTCCCCACTGGCGCTCACATCACCGCCCAGGACCTCACCTTCGCCTTCAGCGCGGATGCCGCCCTGGTGATCGAACCTGGCGCCAGCCTCACCTGCACCAACTGCACCTTCACCAGCGCATGCGAGGGGGAATGGTGGAAAGGCATCCGCGTGGAGGGCACCACCAGCGATGGGACGCAATCCCAACAATACCAAGGACGATTATCGCTCTGGAGCAGCGAGGTTCGCAACGCGGAGGTGGGCGTGTGGTGCGCGCGGGAGCTCACGCCCAATGCCGGTGATCCCGACCACTATGGAGGTCGCGTGTTCACGTCGAACAGCACCTTCAGGAACAACATAACCGGAGTGCGGATCGAACGGTTCCATCGCATCGTGGGTGGCAACGAATTCTATAATCTCTGCACCTTCAGCAACACCGAGTTCATCACTGATGCCGACTGGCCTGACATGGCCATATCGCCATTGTGCCATGCTCGCTTGACCGATGTCAACGGCGTCCGCTTCGGTGGCTGTGCCTTCCGAAATAACGACCACACGGCCTTTCAACTGAAACGACGCGGCTGGGGGATCTATGCCTTCGACGCCACCTTCACCTGCAAGGGGGGCATGAACTACGCGGACCACACCTTTGACAACCTCTCCATAGGCGTACTGGCCTTTGCCCCGGACATGACCAAGGTGTACGAAGTGGACGGCATGGGTTTCCACAACAACGCCTACTACGGGCTCATCGACTTCCAAGGGCGGCAGCCGGTGGTGACGAACAACGAATTCCATACGCTCACAACGGATGTACTGCCTGGAGGAACGGCCAGCTGTGGCATGTACCTCTGGAGCAGCGAGGGGTACACGGTGGAGCGCAACACCTTCCTCGGCGAACCCAACGCGCTCTCGCCCACCGTGGGAATCTGGTTCCGGGGGCCGGCCAACGAGGACAACCGGACCTACGACAACGTCTTTGATGGGCTGACGGCTGGAACCATCGCATATGGCGACCATGTAGGCCCCGGACTACCTGGCACAACCACCCTACCAGGCTTGCAATGGCTGTGTGGTGATCATGGCCAAACCCTGGAAAATTCCTACGACCAAATGGTACTGGCAGAGGATGGATCCATCAGGGCCACACAGGGTGAGTCGAACCCGGCCTCCATGGCCGCCAACAACCGTTTCTTCCGGCAATCCAGCTTCCCATGCGACCCGAAGGACGTGTACGTGTATCCGCTCATCAGCCCAGCGCTATTCGATGTGGATTACAAGTACTTTGAGCAGGACAATGACCCTTCCTTGAACCCTGAGCTGCGGCCCAAGTGCATCCACGACCCGGCACCGTCCTACGACCCGCTCTCATTCGTAGATGAGTACTACGACCTGGAAGTGGTAGGGAGCAATGTGGCATTTAATAAAGTGGAGGACTGCAAGAATGGAATCCTGGACGATTTAGGAGGAGGTGGGCATGTCGTCCAACTGAACGAATACCAGCTCCGCCTGCAGGAACTGGCCAGCGCCGTGGCCCAATACCTGGGTAATGTGGATGGCGGCGACAAGCCGGACCTGCTGGAGCTGATCCACTTCGCCAACCCCTGGCACCCCAGCCATGTGTTGCGGGATGCAATGCTGCAACAATCCCCCTTGAGCGATGAGGTGCTCGTGGCGGCCATCTGGCGCGAGGTGCCCATGGACCCCTGGCACCTGACCCAGGTGCTGATCGGCAACAGCGAACTGACCAATGAGGTCTGGCAGGCCCTGGAGGAGAGCCAGGTGCTGAGCCCCTTCTTCCTGGCCATGGTCGACCAGTACCAGGGGCAGCAGAGCCCCCGCGAATTGTATGAGCAGGAGATCGTGCTGCGCCAAGGCCAAAAGAGCCGCCTTCAGCACCGCCTGCTGCGGCGTTATGCCCAGGACACCTTGAGTACCGGCGACCCCACCGACAGCATGGACGTGGTGCTGGCCATGGACCCGAGCCCCACCGCACGGCTCGCACAGTATTGGCTAGCCTGCAGCCGGAGTGATGCGGCCACCGCAGCCACGCTGGAGGCATTATTACACGAGGTGGAGGGAGCGGATGAAGTGATCGACCTCGGGGCCATGCTCTTGCGCGCACAGGGGAGCTGGAGCGACATTCAAGGTGATGACCTACAGGCATTGGAGCTGTATGCCGTTCAAGAAGGACGCCAAGGCAGCGCGGCGGCCTGGGCAGCCCAGATCGGCTTGGCTGAATTTGACAGCCTGCCGCCAGCCTTGATCCCGGCGGAGCTACGCACCTTATGGCAGCCCCGGAAGCGCCAATGGGAAGGGACATACGACCTGTTACAGGCTTACCCCAACCCGGCGAACGACCGGGTGGTGATCACTTTCTTACAAGGGGTCATGGCCGGTCAATTGGTCTGCTACGACGCACAAGGGAAGCTGATCCATGCCGTCCGCATCGGTGAGGGCGCCCCCTTTGTGGTGATCGACACCCGCCACTGGGCTCCAGGCCTCTACCTCGCCACGGCACAGCGGGATGGCTATCGCCTGGGTGAGGTCAAGTTCACGATCTCGCGATGAGCAAGCCCTTCGCGGTATTGACCGTTGTTCTGGCGGGGAGCATTTCGCTCCCCGCCCAGAACACCTTCATCGTGGACTTCGACAGCGTGCAGATGGATAATAACGCGCCTGCGTACAGTGTGGTCGAATTAAACGATGGAGGATACCTGGTGGGCAGCATACAACGCTGGCACGATGGCGATACGACCGGCAGGACGCATGTCATCCTGCGCCGAACGAACTCTTCAGGCCAGGTGACCCATGAGCGGGCGATCCATCATAACGTGAACAGGACGTTCAACAACGGCCTCTTCGGCGCCATGGTCCGCAGTGATACCCTGTTGGTCAGCGGGATCACCACCTACGGCCCCAGCCCCTACGAGTGTACCCTGAACTTGTACTGGTTCAATGAGGATGGGGATACGGTGGCCACCAAGCGGCTGCTCTCGTACAGCACTCAGGACTCCAGCTTCATCCAACATTGGCAAACTATACGGACCATGGATGGCGGGTACGCACTGTGTGGTGTTTATGACCCAATAGATGATAGCCCTCAAGCCCTTATTGTACGGACAGATCACCAGGGAGACACGTTGTGGGTAAAGAATTACGGCAACATAGGTCAGCAGGAGAATGCCTACAGTCTCAGTGAGCTTTTGGACGGAGGGTTCGCTCTAAGTGCGATCCATTCCGAAGGCAACCCCAATGACTCGCACACCTTGTTCCGCACTGATAGCCTCGGTAATCAGATCTGGCGTAGGCAGTACGGAAATTTGGGGTGGATGATCCCTTCTGTGCGCACGGCCTCCGATGGTAACATCATCACGTTTTCGGACTACAAGGAATCAGTCGGTTCTGCGGCCTGGCAACAGATCGAGCTGCGCAAGTGGGACCTGAACGGCGTAGTGATGTGGAGCAAGAAAAGCCACTGGAGCCCCAACAGCAGCAGCGTACCCGGTGATCTCGAGGTCCTGCCCGATGGCAGCATCGTCTGCAGCATCTGGCACTCCGGTGCGTGCCAGCTCGCCAAGTTCAACGCCAACGGGGACAGCCTTTGGTCGCGCGGCTATGTGGTGTACACCTATTGGGGCGGGTCCGAGAACATGCCCTATGACATCGACCCTACCAGCGATGGGGGCTTCGTGATCTGCGGTGAAACGGAACAGGGAAGCAACGACCCTACGCCAGGCCTACAGACCATGTTCCTGATCAAGACCGATAGTCTGGGTTGTGTGGTGCCCGGCTGCCATTTGGTGGGGGTGGAAGAGTATGCCATCGATCTACAGCAGTACTTTTCCGTATGGCCCAACCCTGTGGCCCCTGGCCACACCGTGACCGTGGAGCTGGCCCCACCTGGCGGCGCGGACCTGGGCCCGGTGGAGCTGGTGGTACAGGATGTGATGGGGAGGGAGGTGAGAAGGGAGAAGATGGTGAGAACCGGAGGTGTTTCATCTTTCAGCTTTCCAGTTTCAGCTTTTTCTCCTGGCACCTACCTGCTGCACGTGGTCGGCGAGGGGAAGTGGCTCGCGGGCGGGAAACTGTTGGTGGAATGAGGGTGATGATAAGAGCCAGCCACCTTGTCGCCGTGCGGGCCGTGGCAGCGCGCTATGCCGAGGCCTTGACCTTCATCCAAGAGGGGAACACCAACGCCGCCCAGGCTGCGGTAGCCGAATTGACCGATGGGCACATGCTGCACGAGGCGGCCCTGGCGGAGCGCCAGCGCATGCTGGACCTCATCAGCTTCTGCGCCGGGGTCTTCGGTGATGACCGCAGCATGGCCCAGCTGACCACCACCGAACAGGACCAGCTGGAGGCCCTCATCGACGGGGCGTATGACCGCCCGGCCACCTGGGCGCAGAACCTCTTGTGCTTCGCCTACGACCGATGCCGCACGCCATTGACAGGTGGGGACAGTGACCGGAGGCCGAGCATCCCGTACCAAGCGGCGCAGACTGAAGGTGCCTACCCGGTGCTGACCGTGATGCCCAACCCCGCGACCACCTGGTTGACGATGAACATCCGGCTGACAAGCGACCCGGACCAAACATTTGTGGCGATCCGTGATGTGATGGGTCGGGTAGTGTGGCAGGCCGCACTAGGCACCCAGGAGCAACAAGTGGTATGGGATTGCCGCGGAGTTGAGCCGGGCCCCTACTCCGTGGAGGTGATCAGCGGCGGTGCCTCTGTGGCCGCTGCCAAACTCATCGTACAGCGATGAAAGGCTGTTCAGCGATGTGGGCCGCGCTCTGCGCAGCCCACATCTGCGGTGCGCAGGCGCCGTTCGACCTGGATGTTGGATTT is a window from the Flavobacteriales bacterium genome containing:
- a CDS encoding T9SS type A sorting domain-containing protein; translated protein: MRAVAARYAEALTFIQEGNTNAAQAAVAELTDGHMLHEAALAERQRMLDLISFCAGVFGDDRSMAQLTTTEQDQLEALIDGAYDRPATWAQNLLCFAYDRCRTPLTGGDSDRRPSIPYQAAQTEGAYPVLTVMPNPATTWLTMNIRLTSDPDQTFVAIRDVMGRVVWQAALGTQEQQVVWDCRGVEPGPYSVEVISGGASVAAAKLIVQR